In Pseudomonas saudiphocaensis, one DNA window encodes the following:
- a CDS encoding DUF58 domain-containing protein has protein sequence MRLLPRTRERWLLKRIPPGPSVRLDQRCIFIMPSAVGMAFMIALLLMLVAAINYQNSLAYALTFLLGSVFIVTILHTWRNLAGLVLQATRAQAVFLGEQVRFRVRLESRGRLYQAVALCWPGGELQRVDVPAGGTCEVELSLPSEHRGWLKPGRLRVESRFPLGLLVAWSWVDLQLAALVYPRPEAGELPQTAGTDDVDEGSRAHGAGVDDYQGLRDWQPGDSRRRLHWKAFSRGQGLLVKDFSALVGEEPLLDLDALDGDLEARLSRLCHWVLELSSRQQPFALRLAGKTMGPGDGADHRNLCLRELALFGQQEREP, from the coding sequence ATGAGGCTCCTGCCGCGTACCCGTGAGCGCTGGCTGCTCAAACGCATTCCGCCGGGGCCCAGCGTGCGCCTCGATCAGCGCTGCATCTTTATCATGCCCAGCGCGGTCGGCATGGCTTTCATGATCGCGCTGTTGCTGATGCTGGTGGCGGCCATCAATTACCAGAACAGCCTGGCCTACGCGCTGACCTTTCTGCTCGGCTCGGTATTTATCGTGACCATCCTGCATACCTGGCGCAACCTTGCCGGCCTGGTGCTGCAGGCGACGAGGGCGCAAGCCGTGTTTCTCGGTGAGCAGGTGCGTTTTCGCGTGCGCCTGGAAAGCCGAGGCCGTCTTTACCAGGCGGTCGCCCTGTGCTGGCCGGGCGGCGAATTGCAGCGGGTCGATGTCCCGGCTGGCGGCACCTGCGAAGTCGAACTCAGCCTGCCAAGTGAACATCGCGGCTGGCTGAAGCCCGGGCGCTTACGTGTCGAAAGCCGCTTTCCGCTCGGGTTGCTGGTGGCTTGGAGTTGGGTCGATCTGCAACTGGCGGCACTGGTCTATCCCAGGCCCGAAGCAGGGGAGCTGCCGCAAACGGCCGGAACTGACGATGTGGACGAAGGCAGCCGAGCGCATGGTGCAGGCGTAGATGATTACCAGGGCCTGCGTGACTGGCAGCCGGGTGACTCGCGCAGGCGGCTGCACTGGAAGGCCTTTTCCCGTGGGCAGGGCCTGTTGGTGAAAGACTTTTCCGCCCTGGTCGGAGAGGAACCGCTGCTGGATCTGGATGCCCTTGACGGCGATCTGGAAGCAAGACTGTCACGCCTCTGCCACTGGGTCCTCGAGTTATCCTCACGCCAGCAGCCCTTTGCCCTGCGACTTGCGGGGAAGACCATGGGGCCGGGTGACGGCGCCGACCATCGCAACCTTTGCCTGCGTGAACTGGCCCTATTCGGCCAGCAGGAGCGCGAGCCGTGA